The genomic window ACCCGGCATGGGGGGAAAAGAAGATCTTGAACATCAACCCCATGCTTTCTGATCCACTTGGATGTTGGGTTTCCGCGGGAAACCTGCTCCGCTGCGGCTGCATCCGGACCATCCGCGTCTGTTTGCGTCCGCTCGCCATCTCGCTTCTGTCATgtgactagactagtctagtatGAGATTATATGTCTTTGACACAAAAGTCCGCTCATTAGTCTCACTCCTTTTACTTTTGACAGGGACTGAAGAAACCCCGATTgtttgcagaaaaaaaagaaaaaaaaatctcatTTCATCTCTGTAGCAGCTTTGCAGCTGCGTCTATCGTTATGTACAACCATGGAACCTTTTACAGTATCCAATCCCAATCGCTCCCCCACGCCTCTCCAAGTCCTCGCGGCCAAATCGGCCTAGTTCTTGCAGATGGGGATGTTGATGACCTGGTTGAGCTGGAGCAGGAGGGGGTCGGCGCCGACGTTGGCGGCCTGGAGGGCGTCGACGCTGAGGTTGAACTTTTGGGCGACCAGGAAGAAGGTGTCGCCCGAGACGATGGTGTAGTAGGGGGAGACGCCGCTGACGCACGTGTTGTTGTCGCTCTGCTTGGCCAGGCAGGAGATGTTGTCGATGACGCAGGGGGCGGTCGGCACCTTGAGCACGGCGCCCAGCGCGATGAAGTTGGGGTTGGCCAGGTTGTTGAGCGTCGCGATGTTGCAGATGCCCGAGTTGAGCTTCTGCGACACGATGGTCAGCGTGTCGTTGCCCTGCACCGTGTAGTCGACCACGGGGCCCGGCGTGCAGGTCGAGGTCGCCGAGGGAGGGGCGGCGCTGGTGGGGGTTGCCTGCTGTTTTGCGGTGTAAAAAGTTGAGGTTAGCAGTGGATCGTTTGGACGTGTGAGTTGGGAAGTGGGATGAATATCGGCGGTGCTCTGCTTACAGGCATGGCGGCGGCAACGCCGGCAAAGAGGAGGGTGGTGATGGTAGCGAACTGCATTTTGACGGTTTGAGAGACGGTGGGTTTTGAACTTGGAAATATAAGTTGATTGGTGTCGTCGAAAGAATGACCAAAGTTGAAGTTGTTTGAGAGCGAATGGCTTGAGTGAATGTACTCTGAGATGGTTTTGATCGTGATGGGGATGAGAAGAAGAACCAAATCAAACCCATATCCGAGCTGGATGTTGCGGCTTTATATCTCCATCGACGTCATGGACACAACGCCTTCGCCCCAAGAGGCCGCCCTTCAAGTTACCGCTCACAATGACTCTATTCAGGGGCATCAACGTCAGATGGTATCATCCCCTATGGATGATTCGGAGATGCCTCGCAGCGGCCGAAGAATCCGCAACGGCCATTACAACCGCATTCGGAAGTCTTGTGGCGGCCAAGTCCCAGGGGAAGGGATGCGGGGTGGGGCTATGCAGACGATAGAGTTTGACACGCGGGTATGCGGTCCCATGGACTTGGTAACCGAACATCCACATTTTTCCCCATTTGGACAGAGAGGCGTTGCGACATGACTACCGCCTGAGGCTTTGCGCCGCGAGGCTTTGAGCCCCCAAGTCGGGGTATGCCCGCTCCGTTGTGTCGGATCGTGGGCGGCCGCTGCTTTGCTCATGTTCAAATCTGCAGTCTAATTGATTGGTGAATCTCGTGTTCCACTGTCGCCACTTTTTTAGGATAGGAGAGCGTAGCCTTTTCAAATTTCCCCCCAAGTGGTAAACTCAAATTGCGCAAAAGGAGGCGAGTGTCGATTAGCTCATGCGATCAACCCGAGTACTACGGCACTCCTCTCAATATTTCGTTTTCTACTCAACCTTGGTGACGCGTCGAACCATGTGCCGAGAGTTCCCGAAAGACTCGGACTGTCACGGCGTCCTGCAACGGGTCACTCTTTCGGCTGGCCTTTCCCATTGTTGCATTTACGGGTCCTGATATCGACCGCAGATCAAACCTTATTTCTGCTGCTTCGAGCAGTCCGAAGAACAGCCGGAATATAGGGGTGGTATACACTGGTTGGAGCAGCCAGGTGCTGGGACTTTGAGGTGGAAGACCTTTTAGAGTCTTGAGTGACGCGCAAGCACTCGATTCAGGCATGGTTGGAAGAAAGGTCAACCCTGGATATGATATAATTACGGTACGGTTCGATTATGGATACTGCATTGCGCGGGATGGAGACCTGGCATTGCAGAGACTGTTTTTATTGGTCAGATTGCCGAGCATTAGCCCTCAGAAGCAGGTCCCAAGCCACACGCTACTAGCAATGAGGCGCAGCCACTCACCCATTAGACTTGGTCTGTCTCCCTAGGACTCACGCATCCGCCACGTGCTGCATTAGCAGTATGCTTCTCGCAACCTCACCTTGGAAGCCCTTTAATGAAGCACTTTTAAACTAGAGTTACTAGACAATGAGAAACATGTCGGCATCGCACTGTTCAATTGTGCGACTGTCCCGACTACCAAGTCCGCTAACCTGCATTTCTTTGGGTACCTTAATGAGTAAGGCACCGTTTACAGTAGCATTCTGCCCTGTCAGGAACCGGGCCAGCCCCGCCAGATCGGCAATCCCCGATCGCCAACACTGCGCAAGCCCAGAGGCAAGCCCAGAGAAATGCCCAGTGATCAGCGCAGAACCACCAGACAGCTGCAAGAGCTGGAGCCTTCCCAAGGCCTGTTTCCGGACAGCGAGCCGTATAAGCTCAAGCTTCCCTGGCACACTTTTGAATGAAATTTGTCTGACCGAGTATGACGTCGACCTGGGAGACGTCACCTTTGCAGCCGAGATGTATCGTAGGATTGGGAGACCTCACAGGGTCACATGTTCGTGCTTCTTGTCAAATATATGGATCACCCAGGGCCGTCCTCTATTTCAGGTTGGAAGGCCCTCACATTTGATATAGATGATCCCATCCATGTCTAATTCTGTGTAACAGGGTTACAAAACCATTGCCTGACGAGCCTTTTTCAGAACATTTGGGCTGGGCTATCTTCCTCCTGAAATCCTTTCTCTTGACTTCTTGGCATTTCTGTAAGCCCACGCCAAGGTAAGTAAGCTTCTCCAAAGGTGACGTCTGGTAATACACAATTTCACCAATCGTGTTGCCGagtgggcgtgcctgggcgactgccaaccgtaacttgctccacctcacgtgacaaggcgccagcgttcctttgttgtttttctcCTTATTCAATTTTTACCTTATTCCGTTACATGGAGCTGTTTACGGTTGGCAATCGCCCAAGCACGCCATTTCGTAATAAGAAACATTTTTTATGTACGGGTTACGGCCGCCCCAATTTGGGTAATTGCTAGTAAATTAATTATAGTTTTAATCGCTAGCGTAATAAGCAAATTGAGCGAAAGTATCGGCATGCCAAAGATTATATCTTTTTTCAAGACTATAATCGGTTATATTAATTaagtgttacgaccagacagttgggccggtaccagggaggccaggtggggtcacacccctctcgACGACATTCGCCCAGAAggaataccgaccggcagaacaacgattacctaagggcaaggccacgagatctcACGTAACCTCACGTGACGTCCAAGGGAATGGATCTCTATAATCTGTAAAATCTCAGTTGAAAATCACAAATCaaacaaattaaaaaaaatcacattcggaacatagtttatataaggcacgcttattaccatataaataaattcgattttaggattgtttaacagcaatcaaactctaatTAACCTTAaaacttacttgagaacgattataattttacccccaatcattaaaaaccccagttacccaattaaacgtttaattgtttcaacccactgtattttaccctaaaaacaggttaccccgataccttaatcgtaacattttaattgctcctgttcagtaTTTTGCcttaaaatataccgagcaatatccgacaacatattttcccaaacgtctaaaaacaatattcccagcaccccggttacaagcagcaaggcggcccaaaaagcccctgttcggcccaaggacgataACGACAGTGATAACGAAGAAGACCAGCTCCGTAGGTAGGTTGCTTAAACCAACCAGGAGTTTTATAAATagacgctccgcgcaacccaattcCAAAAGGAATTCCAGGTTTTCCGAACCAGTGTTAACGTTATTTTAACCCTTTTTAATGGGCGCGAGAAATTCAAATTTAATCCCCCAACCACATTCGATGGTACACCTGGACAATTTAAAGGGTATTTTATATAAGTACgcatttaccaaatattccatttggaaattttccgcaataaaacggaaaaggtggtacacgcggccacTTTCCTCCGAGGACGAACCTTGTTTTGGTTCGAATTTTTGTTACAGGAATGGTTTGATATACCCCCCGAAAAACGACGCCAAAAAATTACCGATATTTTTTTAACTTTCGCAGGGTATAaacgcaccctccgttccttgttccaggaacccgataAAAAACAATAGACCGAACGAAATTTGGCCAACCTACGATAAACCAAATTAGCCTCCGTTTATACAGCCGAATTTAAAAGGTTAATAATAAAGCTGGATATAATTaaagaaaccaagatcctccagttTTACCAGGgattaaaattaaaaataaaaaacgaaatatccaaattcgaccgacccgaggatttcctcgaaTACGTCGAATTTGCCATTAAATTtaacaaccggatttacgaacgccgacaggaaaaataaggcggacagcgaatGTTCGTCATTTTAATTCGATAAGTTAATACGGGACGCAAATACCAATACCCCCAACCCATATACCATAGAAATaatggtggatggcagcaaTCCCGTTATATGGCGCCCCAGATctataatataatttatGGTACCCACAATGGACCCATGGATTTTAATACCATACAATATAAAAAGCCccgtaaaaaccccaaaaatggcaaATGTTTTAAATGCGACAAAATAGGGTATATCGCCAAAAATTGCCCGAAAAACCAGGAAGatatccctgattttaggggcaagaccgaaaaaccacgaggatTTAATACCACCAATTACCAGCAATTACGGCCTAATTAACACAGTACGATAAATTGGGCCACCTGCTATGATAACAATTGCATGGTATATAACAGTTCCAAAAACGACGCAAAATGGTACCCACAAAAACCCCGAGGCATTCGAACTTTAGCAATAGGAAACCGAGTACCTTTAGGAACAGGACAACCAACGAAGTTATACCGATAAAAAACCCAATTACCCGAACTTACGGATTCGGATGCCTCCGGAGAATCGGATGAGGAATTTTTGGGATAAACCCACCATATTAGGACAACCAATTAATTTTTAACACAAAAATTAAACGAGGATTTCGAAAAAAagtccagcgaggaagagaccatATTTTCGAACCAGTATAACGCAGCAAGGGAAAACAACCTTTATATATACGAAAAAAAGCATATCGATTTATACCGAAACGACCAATTAGTACAGTTTCCCGGATTGCCATTTCAGGCACAGATCCGACATCCTACAGGACCAGTTAATGTAATTTTTGGAGACCACCCGACCTTGGACACCAAATACCTTCAACACGCAGAAATCTTTTGGGCAAAATGTTTCCGAAACAATTATGGATTCCACCTAAACAGGAAAATAGTCCACAACTTTTTCCCACAACGACGCAAAATAACAGGCATTTACGAGGTATATACCATaaccgacctaccaaattgggaaattaagataaaatttaatattaaGCCAGCCGCAATTTTTACGCCTAACGACAATTACCCTATAGCGTGTTGCAACCAGAAACAATTCCCATGGTATAAATGTACCCGAAACGTATGCAAAGTACATATATTAGCCAAAATATAGGCCTGGCACGAACAAAAAtcacggcaaccaggacctgcaccaatgaccagaattatgtggaaccccaacgtacgaaataacgagataaccacgaacgcacgcaaAACACCCGTACCAGCGAAACACCCATTTAACCTAATTGAAACAAAAAATAGCCATATACCCAGGGataagaaaaacaaggacccacgacgcgaaTCCAGCAAATTAAAAAACTAAAACAGTTAAacggcacagggcaccgaacggcgataataggaataaaacaaaaaacccTAAACGTTATACAAAATACCATAGCAATATATGAACATATATTTTTCGATATACGACTCGATAGTAAACCCATACGAACACTTTTCGATAATGGAATATAAAGCAACTATATTTTACCAAAggtcgtagcgaaacgacggatattttggcggtaaaaaaaggaaccataccagttgcaAACCGTGGAAGGAAAGGCAGttttatacgggaacggTACTATCGAAATAAAGACCGTACACCTTTGGATGGAAagctatggacgaaaggaacaaatTACTTTAAAtattacggaaataggggACAAAGACGTAATATTAGGAATCCCCTGGTTTAAaaggagcaacccccggataaattggacaaccggccaaATCCAATGGGAAAAGCCGTTAATTTTTGAAggaaaacccaaaaaaaggatttTACGCAACGAGCGTAGGGCATAGGAACGAAACCAACAAAAGATTATAacgttattaaaaaaaagcgagccacgcctggaACCAATATCGGAAAGATCGCGACTATTTATAAGCGAAAAACGATCGAATTTTACCATATTAatcgacaacatcccggccgaataccggataTATGGACGACTATTTAGCCCCGAATTCGAAACAGGATTACCCGAATAtagtccgttcgaccacgaaataccattgaaagaaggaacaTAGCCCAAACTCcacaaaatatacggtttAAACCCAATACAGATGGAGGTATTAAATAAATACCTCGCAAAAAACCTCAAAAAAGGTTATATCAAACCATTAATatcaccagcaggatacccaatccttttcgtaccaaaaaaaaacgggaAATTACGATTATGCGTGGACTAcaaacaattaaacgacattaccataaaaaattgctacccactcccaTTAATAGGAAAACTCCGAANNNNNNNNNNNNNNNNNNNNNNNNNNNNNNNNNNNNNNNNNNNNNNNNNNNNNNNNNNNNNNNNNNNNNNNNNNNNNNNNNNNNNNNNNNNNNNNNNNNNccacataagctctcaaatattgttccagggacgcgttaaaacgctcggtctgtccgtcagtctcggggtggtgagcagtggatagcaggctgtcgattttcaaacgggttgtcaggtgtttccaaaacttcgacacgaattgggtgcctctatccgaaactatcgtcaggggcaacccgtgtagtttccatacgtggtgtaggtacaggttggcggtgtcctcggcattgcaggtccctttacaagggacgaagtgtctcatcttagtcaggcggtctacgaccactaggatggcgtcgtggccgttgctttgcggcaaatgtgtgataaaatccatcgacaggtgttgccatgagcgttcaggagtgggcaggggtcgcaggaggccctggtggccttcgcgggacgggttgattcggcggcaggtctggcatttctttacccataatgatacgtaatgtagcattccgggccagtaatattctcgggacagcaggtcgtaggtttttgctttgccggggtgaccggcgacgggggagtcgtggcagcggcgcaggatctcggctttcagattattcgaatcgggtacgtacagtctattgcggtaatacaaatagccggatcgttcttcgcattcggccaattgcagcttggggtggcggtcggcgcctgtcctcaacgcttctagggcagattgcgttatcgggtcggattcgtatccggcgtctagtagctctatcaggtgtcttggcaataggggtttgttttggcggattatgggttgtaaccgggtggggcgggcaggtaaattgtgttctttcagtacgacttgtgtttggtgcttaagtcgttcatccccctcctcaggcatatcctctgacctcctggttagtgcgtcgggcttcgctccttgtttcccgggtcggtaggtgatacggaaattaaatcttgacaggaattcggcccatcgggcttgtcggcggttgagcattttcgtcgtcgtgaaatattccaggttgcggtggtccgtaattatttggaccggggacgacgtcccttcgagttccgggcgccattcttcaaaacagcggataatggctagcaattctttgtcgtaaatctcgtaattgcattcggtagctgtgtgttttttcgaaaagaacgcgacggggcggagtattccgtcgtcgccgtattgtgacaatattcccgcagaaacataatcggaagcgtcggtctccaggatcacatccttttcccaatcgaagtgcgccagtacgggggcttcggtaaactttctcttcagcagtcggaaggcggtttcgcaggcgctattccattcgaatgcgacgtctttcttggtcaatctcgtcaaaggggctacgatctttgagaaatctcggataaagcgccggtaaaagttgccaaaccccaaaaatgcttgtacgtcagtaagctttttgggtgtttgccagtccaggacagcggtgattttttcagggtccatttttacgccttcgacgccgaccagcaggcccaggaacttggtttccgtcacgaagaattcgcacttcgcggcgttggcgtatagcccggctttcctcagggcttccagtacgagtttcaaatgttcttcgtgttctgttcgggtgcggctataaatcaaaatgtcgtccaggtaggctgtacaaaatacgtctaagtattcgcgcagggagtcgtttatatatctctggaacgtcgcgggggctcccgttagcccgaaaggcatgactaggctctcgtataagccgaatctcgtgcggaatgccgtcaggtattcttccccctttttaatccgaatattgttaaaagcggaaacgatatcgattttcgagaagaatttcatgccggccaggttgttcagggtctctcggactagcggcagcgggtaacggtcttttacggtaatgttattcagcgcgcggtaatccacgcaaaacctcaaccctcctccctgcttcttcacgaacaaaacgggcgaggcgacggatgacgaactgggtctgataaacccttttttcaactctgcggtcagccattccttaagggctatcagctcttcgcgggacatggcgtacagggggccgaacggcggcgtttttccttctataagcgggatatggtggtcggacggtcggtgtgggggcagcttctcggcttcttgcggggaaaatacgtccgcgaattcccggattgtttcgggcagggtcggcccgttcctattttgggggtcggcggctaggacctcatcaatctgtttcaaggttacggcgtacagtcggcaggatcggcggcgggcgtacatgctcgcggcttgcagggagataggggcgatatccatttcgcggagggacggcggtcggtca from Pyricularia oryzae 70-15 chromosome 4, whole genome shotgun sequence includes these protein-coding regions:
- a CDS encoding intracellular hyphae protein 1; amino-acid sequence: MQFATITTLLFAGVAAAMPQATPTSAAPPSATSTCTPGPVVDYTVQGNDTLTIVSQKLNSGICNIATLNNLANPNFIALGAVLKVPTAPCVIDNISCLAKQSDNNTCVSGVSPYYTIVSGDTFFLVAQKFNLSVDALQAANVGADPLLLQLNQVINIPICKN